In Exiguobacterium acetylicum, the genomic stretch AATCGACGACTCGCCGATATACCCACCGATGATCATGATGATGTCGGCGATGACGAGTTTCGTTAGAAGGGAACGTCCTTTTCCACCTTTTAAACCGAGCAACAGCGGAAACTTGATCAGCAAGAGAGGCGTCGTCACAAGCCAGTCGATGTAGCGGATTTCAGTCGGAAAGCCATCGATCTCCGACAACAAACCCGATTCCCCGACAGCTTGCTTCATGAAATAATAATGAATCGCAGCGACGAACGTGACGAGTGCAGCGACTGTTGCGGTCGAGCGGTATTCCGGGGCGAGGGAATTTCGTTCGATGAGAAAATAGAGCGTACCGGCGGCCATTCCGACGAATCCGACCCAGAACATATACTGGGTCGCAAGAACGAGAAGGTTGACGTCTTCCATGTTGTTTCGACTCCTTTTCGTAAGTGGACACGACCTTTCATACTTTTATTTTACTGACGATACAGTCTTCAGACACCATGTCGAAACGCTCTTGATGTGTGGTCTATCAACGGTTTGACAACATTTTGACACACTTGAGGAGGAGTGACGGATGCCGAGTAAACGAATGGATCATATCAGCCTGAACGTCGTGAATTTAGAAGAAGCGATTCACTTTTTTTCGCTTTGTGGTCTCGAAGTACGCGGACGATGGGAGATGAAAGGAGAAATACTCGATCGTTTATTAAATTTAGAGGGAGCGGAGACGGAGTGTGTTGCACTCGGATTACCAGGTGAAGCAATCTGGCTTGAACTCGTTCGATTTAAACACCCGCGTGACACGCCTTCCGTGATCCAATCCGTCCACGCAGGTGGATTGCGTCATCTCTGTTTTGAAGTAACGGCACTCGCCGCGATCGTCGAACGTTTAGCGGACAATGGATATCAGTCGATTGGCGACGTCGCGAATTACGAAAATGAGTATCGCCTATGTTACGTAAGAGGACCAGAAGGCGTGATCATTGAGTTGGCAGAAAAAATCGGACCTGTCTAAGACTGGTCCGATGTATATTGTTAAGAACAACAGGAAGTCGATGATTGTGGCAGGGAAACGTTGCACACACCCGTCTCTGGTAATGATAACTTGACCTGCTTCGCACGTGCCTCGTCTCCGACAAGAAAAGCAACGATTGATCGAACTTGTTCATAACCGGTCGCAAGCAGGAAAGTCGGAGCACGACCGTAACTTTTTGCACCGACTAGATAAAGTCCGAGATCTGGATGACGTAACTCTGCTTCTCCATGTGGACGGACAGTTCCGCAACTATGAAGGTTCGGATCAATCAGAGGAGCAAGTATTCGACTACTCTCGGTGACAGGGTCGATGTCAAGCCGTACTTCCTCGAGGAACGAAAAGTCGGGTCGACTTCCTGCGTTGACGATCAACTGATCGATGTGATGCAGGGACCGGCCATCTTGAGCAGTGATGTCAAACGACTTCCCTTTCGATTCAATGGATTGGGTCTTGAAGCTGGAGTGAACCCTAATCTGATCTCGTTCAACGAGCTGACGGATACGCGAACCGAGTGCTCCGCGACCTTCCAATGCATCCTTGTCTTCTCCGCCGTAGGCTTGAACGGGGTCCGATTTGCGAAGAATCCAATGAATCTCCGTTTCAGGGTGTTGCGCTTTAATGGAAACGAGTTCAAGGAGCGAGTTCAAAGCCGAGTGCCCGCTACCGATGACAGCGACGGATTGATTCGCGAAAACAACAGTATCACGTTTCGCATCTACGATCGAATACCGGACAGATAAGTTCTGCTCGATTTCGACTCGATGTCCGGAACTGATTGCAGGGTTTGGTCGCCCGAGGACGCCAGACGCATCGATGACCGCGCGAGCGAGAATATGTTTACGACCATTCGGCGTATCTATAACTAATTCGAACGGCGTTACTTCACGTGAGGCATTTGTCATCTTGTCTAGGCCTGCCCGTGAAATCGAGAGAATCTTATGTTGGAAATGTAGAGAGGGAGCAATTTCCGGTAATGCAGCAAGTGGGGCAAGGTATTGTTTGATCAATTCAGTTCCGGTCGGCACAGCATCGTTTGCTGGTGCGATCCATTCCGTCAGCTCGAGCAAGTGACGTGCTGCGTCACTAATATTGTATTGCCACGTCGAAAACATCCGGACGTGCTCCCATTGTTTGATATGATGGGCAATCGAAGGACCTTTCTCAAATAGTAAAAACGATTGACCTTCCACTACAAGTTGAGCTGCAGCTGCAAGACCGATCGGACCGGCACCGATAATGACGATGGGGTGGGAAGAAGCGTATGACATGAATAAAACCTCCTTTTTATTTGTAAGTTGCAAGTATTAGAGACATGGTTTACAGCAGACGTCACTCTCGCCCATCTTCGTATTCAGCAAGTCGATTGCCTGGAGGACATGTGCTTTTTCGAAGGAAGTCATTGATGAGAAGATGGAATCAAGATACGTGTTCATCTCTTCGTCAATGGCTTGAGCAACACGTAACCCTTTCTCGGACAGGCGAAGTAGGTGAATTCGCCGATCGTTGATCGCGGGACGCTTTACGAGTAGGTCCCGCTTAATCAATGTTTGCACTTGTCGGCTGAACGTAGTGATATCAAGAGCGAGTTGGTCCGCAATTTCTTGCATTGCGGAGTCAGGATGTTTGGCAACCTGATACAGCAGATGACTTTGAACGAGAGAAATTTCTTCTTCTAGGACGGCACAACAATTCTTATTCAATAATCCGAAGCGCCGGGTGAACGTTTGAAATAATTCACGCGTTTCATTCATGTATAGCTCTCCTTTCGTTATTTTGCTTATGAATCAGTTATACGATATAAAGTTGCAAATTGCAAATAATAAATATATGATTTTCTCATATTCAATTGTAAATCAGGGAGGGGGAATTCGATGCTTGTTCGTTCGATGGAAGAGAAAGATCGTAGCACTGTGATAGCTATCTATCGTCAAGGAGTAGAAGAAGGAAACGCGACGTTCGAAACGATGATTCATGAGCAAGAGTGGTGGACAACGCTGATGCAATCTGAACGATTCGTTCTAGAGCAAGGTGGAAAAGTGATTGGCTGGGCTAAACTGGGATGTGTTTCTGAACGTCATGTCTACCGTGGCGTTCGAGAAGTCAGTATATATCTAGAGCGTTCCGCTCGAGGACTCGGTGGTGGACGATTCTTAATGGAGGCATTGATCACCTATGCGGACGCCAACGGGATATGGACGCTTCAATCACACATGTTCCCAGAAAACATCGCAAGCAGACGGCTGCATGAGCGACTTGGGTTCGAGCTAGTCGGTCGACGACGTGCCATCGCACAGCATCATGGTGTCTGGCGAGACACGTTGTTGTTGGAGCGACGAAATGACCTCCGGTAATGTAGTGATGTTTCCGCGTTTGATTGTTCAATTCAATTTTTCTACCATGACCTACCTTCGCTGAAGCGAGGGTTTTTTAGTTTATCCGTCGATGGAAGAAGGAAAGTACTAAAGACGAATGATGCTACTTAAAATGACGGAGGAGGATGGACGGATGTTGCACGCTTTATTTTTAAACTGCACCTTAAAAGCATCACGTGAACCATCGAATACGGAGGCACTGATCCGTGACGTGATCGCATATTGGAAACAGGAGGACGTCACTTCAGAAATTGTCCGCATCGTCGATCACCAAGTCGCGTTCGGCGTCACGGAAGACGAAGGCAACGGGGATGAATGGCCCGTGATTTTCGAAAAGGTGAAACGAGCGGATATCGTCGTCATCGGAACACCGCTCTGGCTGGGGGAAAAAAGTAGTGTTGCGACGCAAGTCATTGAACGATTATACGGAGGAAGCGGCTTGACGAACGATCTCGGACAAGCGATCTACTACAACAAGGTCGGTGGCGTCATCGTCACGGGGAATGAAGATGGAGCTAAACATGCGTCCGCTTCCATCTTGTACGGTCTGTCGCATATCGGCTTTACGATTCCGCCGAACGTCGATGCTTACTGGGTCGGTGAAGCGGGACCAGGACCATCGTACATCGAAGCAGGACGGAACAACGACTTTACGAAGCGACACGCACAGTTTTTAGCTGCCAACCTATACCATTTTGCGAAGATGTTAAAGGAACATCCGATTCCAGCAGAAGGGAATGTGATGGAATGAAAAAACAACGTTTAACAGGGTACGGTGTCGCGACATTGTTCGCGATGAGTTTAATGCTTGCAGGTTGCGGAAATGACGAAACGTCGACGGACAAGGTCGAAGAAGGATCAACGAATTCGAACACAACCGACGATACGATGCAAGACAAGGATACGGTAACGAAAAATGCCGACACGGATTATGGCTTCAACAGTTTGTCGATTGAAGCGGACGTTGAAGGGGATAACGATGCCATTGATATCAGCTATGATCGGGATAATGACGGAACGGAAGCGGAATATCGCTATAAAGGGGGGCAAAAGCAAGGAGACGACGCGATGGCGGAACTCGACGCAAAGTTCAAGAACTTAAAGATTGATGCGGATACATCTGAAAAAGAGGTCATCAGTGAGGTTGAGCGTGTGTTTGCGATTCAAGATGCTTCCCGCTTAGAGGTTGAAATCGAATTCTCAGACGGAACCGAAAAAGAATATAAAAAATAAGCAACAGGTCTGCGCCCGTAAGGGGTGTAGACCTGTTGTCTTAGTGTAGCGTCACATGAGCGAGGACACCGTAATGATCGCTCGGTACAAGGTGATGCGGCAGTCTATGATTTCCGATCAGCTGGACGTTCTGTAAGGTCACCTGTGAAAGCGAACGCTGACAGAGTAACCAATCATATCGAACGGGGCTTGTGATGCCGTCGTTCTTCCTTGCGTACGGATTCGTCACAGAATCAAGCGTTGCGGCGGCAATTTGTCCTGTACGAGCGGCAAAACTACCGGCGAGATCGACCCATTCCTTAAGCGCGGCGTGATGCAGAGCGGAGTGTGGACCATCATTAAAGTCACCGCCTAAGAACTCGATCGTCGTGTCATCCGTCTGCGAGGCAATCCATTCGTTGACGAATCGAAGTTGATCGAGTCGAATGTCTGAAGCACGCCAGTTGAAATGAATGTTCGTCACGGCAAAACGAACACCCTCAATCGAAAACGGGATCCGAATCGCACAGTGGTGGTTGATGTTTGCTGTCGCAGCGGCACTCGAATCGGTTCGTTCAAACGGTAATTTCGTCAGAATGGCAAGTCCTTCGTCCGGTGAATCCATGTAAGGATCCATCATCATATACGGATAACCGGTCGCCTCTGCGAGGTGCTCAGCGATCGAGACGAATGGTTCATCCGGATGAAACGTCGACATGACTTCTTGCAGGAGGAGAATATCCGGTTGGTGTTGCTTGATCTCCGCGCATAACGCCTCGAACCGTTCTTGTCGTTTGTGCGGGTGATGCCAGATGTTATATGTCGCAATCGATAACGAAAGACTCATAGCTGTAAGCCCATCAGAACCGTATCGTAAAAGC encodes the following:
- a CDS encoding NAD(P)-binding domain-containing protein, giving the protein MSYASSHPIVIIGAGPIGLAAAAQLVVEGQSFLLFEKGPSIAHHIKQWEHVRMFSTWQYNISDAARHLLELTEWIAPANDAVPTGTELIKQYLAPLAALPEIAPSLHFQHKILSISRAGLDKMTNASREVTPFELVIDTPNGRKHILARAVIDASGVLGRPNPAISSGHRVEIEQNLSVRYSIVDAKRDTVVFANQSVAVIGSGHSALNSLLELVSIKAQHPETEIHWILRKSDPVQAYGGEDKDALEGRGALGSRIRQLVERDQIRVHSSFKTQSIESKGKSFDITAQDGRSLHHIDQLIVNAGSRPDFSFLEEVRLDIDPVTESSRILAPLIDPNLHSCGTVRPHGEAELRHPDLGLYLVGAKSYGRAPTFLLATGYEQVRSIVAFLVGDEARAKQVKLSLPETGVCNVSLPQSSTSCCS
- a CDS encoding VOC family protein, giving the protein MPSKRMDHISLNVVNLEEAIHFFSLCGLEVRGRWEMKGEILDRLLNLEGAETECVALGLPGEAIWLELVRFKHPRDTPSVIQSVHAGGLRHLCFEVTALAAIVERLADNGYQSIGDVANYENEYRLCYVRGPEGVIIELAEKIGPV
- a CDS encoding MarR family winged helix-turn-helix transcriptional regulator, which produces MNETRELFQTFTRRFGLLNKNCCAVLEEEISLVQSHLLYQVAKHPDSAMQEIADQLALDITTFSRQVQTLIKRDLLVKRPAINDRRIHLLRLSEKGLRVAQAIDEEMNTYLDSIFSSMTSFEKAHVLQAIDLLNTKMGESDVCCKPCL
- a CDS encoding GNAT family N-acetyltransferase, which codes for MLVRSMEEKDRSTVIAIYRQGVEEGNATFETMIHEQEWWTTLMQSERFVLEQGGKVIGWAKLGCVSERHVYRGVREVSIYLERSARGLGGGRFLMEALITYADANGIWTLQSHMFPENIASRRLHERLGFELVGRRRAIAQHHGVWRDTLLLERRNDLR
- a CDS encoding endonuclease/exonuclease/phosphatase family protein produces the protein MSLSLSIATYNIWHHPHKRQERFEALCAEIKQHQPDILLLQEVMSTFHPDEPFVSIAEHLAEATGYPYMMMDPYMDSPDEGLAILTKLPFERTDSSAAATANINHHCAIRIPFSIEGVRFAVTNIHFNWRASDIRLDQLRFVNEWIASQTDDTTIEFLGGDFNDGPHSALHHAALKEWVDLAGSFAARTGQIAAATLDSVTNPYARKNDGITSPVRYDWLLCQRSLSQVTLQNVQLIGNHRLPHHLVPSDHYGVLAHVTLH
- a CDS encoding bacteriorhodopsin, producing MEDVNLLVLATQYMFWVGFVGMAAGTLYFLIERNSLAPEYRSTATVAALVTFVAAIHYYFMKQAVGESGLLSEIDGFPTEIRYIDWLVTTPLLLIKFPLLLGLKGGKGRSLLTKLVIADIIMIIGGYIGESSINLAGGFTQLGLWAYVVGCVAWFYIIYLLFTNVTKAAEDKPAPIRKALLQMRLFILIGWAIYPVGYAVTLFAPGIEVQLVRELIYNFADLINKVGFGLIAFFAVKTMSATQKLKST
- a CDS encoding YusW family protein — encoded protein: MKKQRLTGYGVATLFAMSLMLAGCGNDETSTDKVEEGSTNSNTTDDTMQDKDTVTKNADTDYGFNSLSIEADVEGDNDAIDISYDRDNDGTEAEYRYKGGQKQGDDAMAELDAKFKNLKIDADTSEKEVISEVERVFAIQDASRLEVEIEFSDGTEKEYKK
- a CDS encoding flavodoxin family protein — translated: MMLLKMTEEDGRMLHALFLNCTLKASREPSNTEALIRDVIAYWKQEDVTSEIVRIVDHQVAFGVTEDEGNGDEWPVIFEKVKRADIVVIGTPLWLGEKSSVATQVIERLYGGSGLTNDLGQAIYYNKVGGVIVTGNEDGAKHASASILYGLSHIGFTIPPNVDAYWVGEAGPGPSYIEAGRNNDFTKRHAQFLAANLYHFAKMLKEHPIPAEGNVME